A single Augochlora pura isolate Apur16 chromosome 2, APUR_v2.2.1, whole genome shotgun sequence DNA region contains:
- the LOC144478391 gene encoding glycerol-3-phosphate phosphatase, which translates to MTTKKITSLSKEEFKNFIESIDVILSDCDGVLWTETEVIEGSPETVNKFKQLGKKFFYITNNNTKTRPEFVEKCKNLKYEAEVEEIVCTSFLAAVYLKEKKFDKKVYVVGSVGITKELEAEGIKHCDIGADIMNGDEVEAIINFKPDPDIGAVVVGFDKHFSYPKLMKAATYLQDPNIHFIGTNRDTERPSPNSNKFPGTGCFIKIIESATNRNAVMLGKPEPFLIEYIVKKYNLNPERTLMIGDNRDTDILFGKRCGFKTLLVLSGITTQNDVDAMNATSTNPKDLIVPDLYADQLSDILKMMDSS; encoded by the exons atgacaacCAAAAAGATAACGTCATTATctaaagaagaatttaaaaatttcatagaatCAATTGATGTAATTCTATCTGATTGTGATG GCGTACTATGGACAGAAACCGAAGTAATAGAAGGCTCACCTGagactgtaaataaatttaaacagtTAGGTAAAAAGttcttttatataacaaataataatacgaaaaCCAGACCTGAATTTGTGGAAAAGtgtaaaaatcttaaatatgAAGCGGAagtg GAAGAAATAGTGTGCACTTCCTTCTTGGCTGCTGTATAccttaaagaaaaaaaatttgataaaaaggTGTATGTTGTTGGAAGTGTGGGTATCACTAAAGAGCTGGAAGCTGAAGGAATAAAACATTGCGACATTGGA GCTGATATTATGAATGGGGATGAAGTTGAGGCAATCATAAATTTTAAGCCTGACCCAGATATAGGAGCAGTAGTTGTGGGATTTGATAAACATTTTAGTTATCCAAAGCTTATGAAAGCTGCTACTTATCTACAAGATCCCAATATTCACTTCATAGGAACAAATCGTGATACAGAGAGACCTTCACCAAATTCTAACAAATTCCCAG GTACTGGCTGCTTCATAAAGATAATAGAATCAGCAACCAATAGAAATGCAGTGATGCTTGGAAAACCAGAACCTTTTTTGATCGAATATATagtcaaaaaatataatttgaatccTGAAAGGACACTAATGATTGGTGACAA tcGTGATACTGATATTCTTTTTGGAAAACGTTGCGGATTTAAAACATTGCTTGTACTATCAGGAATTACAACCCAGAATGATGTCGACGCTATGAATGCAACTAGTACAAATCCTAAAGATTTGATAGTTCCAGATTTGTATGCAGATCAATTGAGTGATATACTAAAAATGATGGATTCATCctga
- the LOC144478392 gene encoding uncharacterized protein LOC144478392, whose amino-acid sequence MRSSSKKEDIHVKKKYVFFSDPDVIIQRAKASATRLQGKQDLEHHQQKISEGQPSYLSTKFDLKALENLLSYHPVQPYPFTFISAVKRKLALENSTEISKRVHNTSNKNAAEPAITVLKSNSIQNLHEIVQKMDFIRPLKVPDLKISAKKLDFVTRENCVSKELISSKFETPSKELIHERTDKPTKSFERVQRKLDFSTSDGSSIITSEIEPLKVPNISISSNLSKKKEYVRENSREKENRSKRIRKDECLFSKQDETGQEFLKRSRSPRHISGKDSSDNINTKMIYIR is encoded by the exons atgagaagTAGTTCTAAGAAAGAAGATATTcatgtaaaaaagaaatatgtctTTTTTTCTGATCCAGATGTTATTATCCAACGTGCTAAAGCATCTGCAACA AGACTTCAAGGTAAACAAGATCTTGAACATCATCAACAAAAGATATCTGAAGGACAACCATCTTATTTGTCGACTAAATTTGACTTAAAGgctttagaaaatttattgtcaTATCACCCTGTACAACCTTATCCATTTACGTTTATAAGTGCTGTAAAGCGAAAACTTGCTTTAGAAAATAGCACTGAGATTAGTAAAAGGGTACATAATACAAGTAATAAGAATGCAGCTGAACCAGCCATAACAGTATTAAAATCTAatagtatacaaaatttacatgaaattgtacaaaaaatGGATTTCATACGACCATTAAAAGTTcccgatttaaaaatttctgcaaAGAAATTGGACTTTGTTACTAGAGAAAATTGTGTATCAAAAGAATTGATATCATCTAAGTTTGAGACACCTTCCAAAGAGCTCATTCATGAAAGGACAGATAAGCCAACAAAAAGTTTTGAACGTgttcaaagaaaattagatttttcaaCATCGGATGGTTCTTCTATAATTACCAGTGAAATAGAGCCTCTGAAAGTaccaaatatttctatatcttccaatttatcaaaaaagaaagaatatgTCAGAGAAAATTCTAGGGAAAAGGAAAACAGATCCAAGAGAATTAGGAAAGATGAGTGTTTGTTCTCAAAGCAAGATGAAACTGGACAGGAATTCTTAAAAAGATCCCGAAGCCCAAGACATATCTCTGGAAAAGATTCTTCTGACAATATAA ATACAAAGATGATTTACATCCGTTAA
- the LOC144478389 gene encoding glycerol-3-phosphate phosphatase-like isoform X1 produces the protein MAAVNFKTLTYNEVTEFFNSFDTVLTDCDGVLWMYMNPFPHAAEVIQNFMAIGKRIFYVTNNSKKTREEFVSKCKILNFEASEEDILCTANLSACYLQDLGFNKKAYIIGSEAIAKELHAVGISSIGVGPDPINKNVPYNAFIKDPEVGAVIVGFDEHFSYPKMVKAASYLSDPDVHFIATNTDEGFPIANNVIIPGTGSLVRCIESCSERKAVVMGKPEPYIVDVLTKRFKIDPKRTLMIGDRHNTDILLGTRCGFKTLLVLTGITTVEDINRWKQSNCVETKKFIPDYYIDEIGDLLPYLQKYQNK, from the exons atGGCTGCAGTGAACTTTAAAACACTCACCTATAATGAAGttactgaattttttaattctttcgataCAGTACTTACAGATTGCGATG GCGTACTTTGGATGTATATGAATCCTTTTCCACATGCAGCAGaagtaatacaaaattttatggCTATTGGTAAACGGATTTTCTATGTTACAAATAATAGTAAGAAGACCAGAGAAGAGTTTGTgtcaaaatgtaaaatattaaattttgaagcATCTGAAGAAGACATTTTGTGTACTGCAAATTTGTCTGCCTGCTACTTACAAGATTtaggttttaataaaaaagctTATATTATAGGTTCAGAAG CAATAGCAAAGGAGTTACATGCAGTTGGAATTTCAAGTATTGGTGTAGGTCCAGAtcctattaataaaaatgttccataTAACGCATTTATAAAGGATCCTGAAGTAGGTGCAGTTATAGTTGGTTTTGATGAACATTTTAGTTATCCTAAAATGGTGAAAGCAGCTTCCTATTTAAGTGACCCTGATGTACATTTTATTGCAACAAATACAGACGAAGGGTTTCCTATtgcaaataatgttattataccAG GTACTGGTAGTTTGGTACGATGCATAGAGAGTTGTTCAGAAAGGAAAGCTGTAGTAATGGGCAAACCAGAACCTTACATAGTAGATGTACTGacaaaaagatttaaaattgacCCTAAACGTACATTAATGATTGGCGATCGTCACAATACAGATATATTATTAGGAACTAGATGTGGCTTCAAAACATTACTAGTCTTAACAGGAATCACTACTGTTGAGGATATAAATAGATGGAAACAATCAAATTGtgtagaaacaaaaaaatttattcctgaTTATTATATTGACGAAATTGGAGATCTTTTACcctatttacaaaaatatcaaaataaataa
- the LOC144478389 gene encoding glycerol-3-phosphate phosphatase-like isoform X2, giving the protein MYMNPFPHAAEVIQNFMAIGKRIFYVTNNSKKTREEFVSKCKILNFEASEEDILCTANLSACYLQDLGFNKKAYIIGSEAIAKELHAVGISSIGVGPDPINKNVPYNAFIKDPEVGAVIVGFDEHFSYPKMVKAASYLSDPDVHFIATNTDEGFPIANNVIIPGTGSLVRCIESCSERKAVVMGKPEPYIVDVLTKRFKIDPKRTLMIGDRHNTDILLGTRCGFKTLLVLTGITTVEDINRWKQSNCVETKKFIPDYYIDEIGDLLPYLQKYQNK; this is encoded by the exons ATGTATATGAATCCTTTTCCACATGCAGCAGaagtaatacaaaattttatggCTATTGGTAAACGGATTTTCTATGTTACAAATAATAGTAAGAAGACCAGAGAAGAGTTTGTgtcaaaatgtaaaatattaaattttgaagcATCTGAAGAAGACATTTTGTGTACTGCAAATTTGTCTGCCTGCTACTTACAAGATTtaggttttaataaaaaagctTATATTATAGGTTCAGAAG CAATAGCAAAGGAGTTACATGCAGTTGGAATTTCAAGTATTGGTGTAGGTCCAGAtcctattaataaaaatgttccataTAACGCATTTATAAAGGATCCTGAAGTAGGTGCAGTTATAGTTGGTTTTGATGAACATTTTAGTTATCCTAAAATGGTGAAAGCAGCTTCCTATTTAAGTGACCCTGATGTACATTTTATTGCAACAAATACAGACGAAGGGTTTCCTATtgcaaataatgttattataccAG GTACTGGTAGTTTGGTACGATGCATAGAGAGTTGTTCAGAAAGGAAAGCTGTAGTAATGGGCAAACCAGAACCTTACATAGTAGATGTACTGacaaaaagatttaaaattgacCCTAAACGTACATTAATGATTGGCGATCGTCACAATACAGATATATTATTAGGAACTAGATGTGGCTTCAAAACATTACTAGTCTTAACAGGAATCACTACTGTTGAGGATATAAATAGATGGAAACAATCAAATTGtgtagaaacaaaaaaatttattcctgaTTATTATATTGACGAAATTGGAGATCTTTTACcctatttacaaaaatatcaaaataaataa